From Armatimonadota bacterium:
ATACGGGTTTGGTGGCGGCACAAACTTCCTAAATCCGAGCTTTGTTAACTCTGCGGCTATGTCTGCTGGGAGCGGCTCTTTGGCTAGAACGCTCCGAATCATTCCCCACGGCTTCAGCCCCATTTTGGACATCAGAGTCTTCAGAGCGATCTTGCGCATCAGATCCTTTGTGACCTTCGAATTCGGATCGTACGGAATACCGCCGTATTCGAACTTGTACTCATCATCCATATATCCAATCCAACATTCTGGAAGGGCGATTCCGCAGGCAATCTTCTCGATTTCTGCAGCGGACATCGTGTAGACATAATTCCCGGCAGCCTCGTAGTTATGAATTCCGCTCGTACGGCGCATCATTTTCGCTACGAATCTTCCGAGACCAAAGAGGACACCATCCAATGGGCGATTTGGAATCTGCCGATCATTGGGCTCGATGAATACGACTGCCTTTTTGGCCACACGCAGGAGTTCGTGTACGGCTACCTGTGGCCTTGGAAAATGGTGGTACGCTTCCTTACAGAGCGCGTAATCGAACTGGTCGCTCTCGTACGAGAGGTGTTCTGCATTCTCCTTAGAAACATGCTCAATGAACCCAGCCTGATGCGCAATGAGCAGGCCAGTATCATCTAAATCAGTGGCGATGGCCCTTGCCCCGAACCGGATCAGAGTGCGAGCGTCGGTTGCAAACCTTCCATCACCAACCGTGACCCATGAAGAGTTCTTATCGTGATTGTGAATCACTTTACAGACTTCGAGCATTCGAAGATGCCGGAATTTGTCTAGCGACTTTTCGTAGTTATCCTGTTCCTCGATCAGGTTTTCAAAATCAGTGTAATGCGAGGTAAATCTGATCTGTCGTTCGTAAAGATCGTTAAGTTGTTGATCCGTTTGCATGGCTCTCCCACACGGTTCGCTTATACAAAGGTACGGGCGATATGCCAAATATGATTCTGCAGACCTAGAGAATGAGTGCGGATAAATAAAAAAGCCCTCCGTAGAGGGCTTTTCAAAATTTAATGTATCCGCGCAACGTGCATATCTGCCGGGAGGCTGCCCTCCAAGTACTTCCGCCGCTATTGAGCTTAACTGCCGTGTTCGGGATGGGAACGGGTGTTTCCTCAATGCCATGATCACGCGAATACAAATTGTGGAAAGCGCGAACACTTTCAAAGTTACATACTGTTGTGTAGAAGCGCATCAGAACGAAATTGGGTGCTTATATGAAGCCCTCGGTCAATTAGTATCGCTCAGCACAACACATTACTGTGCTTACACATGCGACCTATCACCATGTAGTCTTCATGGGACCTTACCTCGAAGTGGGAAATCTAATCTTAGGGTGCGCTTGGCGCTTAGATGCTTTCAGCGCTTATCGCTTCCCGACGTGGCTACCCAACGTATGCCCTTGGCAGGACAATTGGTACACCAGAGGTCAGTACATTCCGGTCCTCTCGTACTAAGAACGTCTCCCTTCAAATTTCCTACGCCAGCAGTGGATAGGGACCGAACTGGCTCACGCCGTTCTGAACCCAGCTCGCGTGCCTCTTTAATCCGTGAACTCCGGAACCCTTGGGACCTGGTACAGCCCCAGGATGAGACGAGCCGACATCGAGGTGCCAAACCATGCCGTCGCTATGGACGCTCGGGCAAGATCAGCCTGTTATCCCCGGGGTAGCTTTTATCCGTTGAACCCTGACGTGCCCACGCACAATCAGAGGGTCACTTAGACCTGCTTTCGCACCTGCTCGACTTGTTGGTCTCACAGTCAATTGCACTATATACCTATACGCTCGACGCCTGATTTCCGACCAGGCTGAGTGCAACTTTGTACGCCTCCGTTACATTTTGGGAGGCGACCGCCCCAGTCAAACTACCCGCCACAGACTGTCTCCACACCGGATAACGGTGCAGGTTAGTAAATCAGATGAAGAAGGGTGGTGTTCCATTGGCGCCGAAGCATCCCACCTACGCTCTACATCTACATCCAATTCACAATCTGAAGGTGTAGTAAAGCTCCACGGGGTCTTTCCGTCCTACTGCTGGTAACCCGCATCTTCACGGGTGCTACAATTTCACCGGATTTCTCGTTGAGACAGTGCCCAAGTCGTTACGCCTTTCATGCGGGTCGGTATTTAGCCGACAAGGAATTTCGCTACCTTAGGACCGTTAGAGTTACGGCCGCCATTCACTCGGACTTCGGTTCGATGCTTCGGGTTGCCCCTAACATCTCCCGTTAATCTACGAGCATTGGGCAGGCGTCAGCCCCTATACTTCCCCTTTCGGGTTTGCAGAGACCTGTGTTTTTGGTAAACAGTCGCCTGGGCTGCTTCGCTGCGGCCTCTTTCGAGGCACCCCTTCTTCCGAAGTTACGGGGTCGTTTTGCCTAGTTCCTTAACGAGAGTTCTTCCGAACGCCTTAGTCTCCTCGACTCACCTACCTGTGTCGGTTTGCAGTACGGTTGATACCAGCTGAAGCTTAGGAGTTTTTCTCGGCCCCTCTCTACCCAATACGCTTCACTCCGAAGAGATCCACTCAGAATCCAATAACCTAGTTGGGCTTTGAGAAACGTCATCCATCGCACTGGTACCAGGGCAGGAATTTCAACCTGCTGTCCATCGGCTACGCCTTCTGGCCTCGCCTTAGGTCCGCCTAACCTCCGTCTGACGAACATAGCCGGAGAAACCTTAGGTTTTCGGCGTACAAGATTCTCACTTGTATTAGCGCTACTCATGCCTGCATTCTCACTCGACTGCACTCCACCACTGCTTACGCTGTAGCTTCACTGCGCAGCCGACGCTCCCCTACCACCCAGTAAACTGGGTCCGTAGCTTCGGCTCTAGACTTGAGCCCCCTTACATTTTCCGCGCAAGATCACATTCGGCCAGTAAGCTGTTACGCACTTTTTAAAGGATGGCTGCTTCCAAGCCAACCTCCTGGCTGTTTACGCGATCTCACATCGTTTCACACTTAGTCTAGGATTAGGGGCCTTAGCTGACGATCTGGGCTTTTTCCCTTTTGACCACGGAGCTTATCCCTCGTAGTCTCACTGCTATGCTTCACTTACTGGTATTCGGAGTTTGGTTGGGTTCGGTAAGCGGGTAAGCCCCCTAGCCCATTCAGTGCTCTACCCCCAGTAAGAAACACATAACGCTGCACCTCAATGCATTTCGGGGAGAACCAGCTATCTCTGCGTTCGATTGGCATTTCACCGGACTAACCACAGCTCATCCCGAGATTTTTCAACATCAATGAGTTCGGTCCTCCATGTTGTGTTACCAACACTTCAACCTGGCCATGGCTAGATCACGCAGTTTCGGGTCTACTACTAGTGACTTGACGCTCTATTCGAACTCGGTTTCCCTCCGGCTCCGTGTCTAAAACACTTAACCTTGCCACTAACAGTAACTCGCAGGCTCATTCTGCAAAAGGCACGCCGTCGCACTTGACTTACGCCATTGTGCTTCGACTGTTTGCGGATGTTGCGGTTTCAGGTTCTATTTCACTCCCCTCCCGGGGTTCTTTTCACCTTTCCCTCACGGTACTGGATGCACTATCGGTGACGAATCGTACTTAGCCTTACCCGGTGGTCCGGGCAGATTCACGCGGAATTCCTCGTGCTCCGCGTTACTTGGGTACACCCTGAATTCGATTTGAGTTTTTGGAGTACGGGGCTATCACCCTCTACGGCCGGACTTTCCAATCCTGTTTCTCTAACTCTCTTCAATTCTTTTCTAAGCCTCTCAAACGCAAAGATCCTGAATCCAAAAATCAGATTCAAGCGTCTCTCCGTTTGGGAGACTTAGTGGATGCCCCACTACCCCAGTGAGTAAACTCACTGGTTTGGGCTATTCCGCTTTCGCTCGCCGCTACTTACGGAGTCTCTTCGATTTCTCTTCCACTGGTTACTTAGATGTTTCAGTTCACCAGGTTCCCTCCTCGGCCCCTATGTATTCAAGACCGGGTGACGAGGCATTACCCCCGCCGGGTTTCCCCATTCGGATATCTACGGATCATCAATTCTGTGCATCTCCCCGTAGCATTTCGCTGCTTACGCGTCCTTCTTCGGCAATTCGTCCCTAGGCATTCACCACACACCCTTCATAGCTTCAATTGAGTAGCACCTCAATTTAGTTTAGATGCGCGTTCCACACAACAATATGCAACTTTCAAAGTGCTTTCGCTTTTTCGCCAATCCGAACCGCGTCCCGACTGGCAAAGAGGAATGATACCAGTCGACCTATCTGTTGTCAACGCCTCTAAGGGTTTTTTTCGAAAAAAGTCTTCGAATCACAAGGCAAATCGGTCGTCCGTCCAAGTTCATTG
This genomic window contains:
- a CDS encoding class I SAM-dependent methyltransferase, with product MQTDQQLNDLYERQIRFTSHYTDFENLIEEQDNYEKSLDKFRHLRMLEVCKVIHNHDKNSSWVTVGDGRFATDARTLIRFGARAIATDLDDTGLLIAHQAGFIEHVSKENAEHLSYESDQFDYALCKEAYHHFPRPQVAVHELLRVAKKAVVFIEPNDRQIPNRPLDGVLFGLGRFVAKMMRRTSGIHNYEAAGNYVYTMSAAEIEKIACGIALPECWIGYMDDEYKFEYGGIPYDPNSKVTKDLMRKIALKTLMSKMGLKPWGMIRSVLAKEPLPADIAAELTKLGFRKFVPPPNPYV